The Novosphingobium kaempferiae genome includes a window with the following:
- a CDS encoding aminotransferase class V-fold PLP-dependent enzyme, whose protein sequence is MGTTGMTRRGVLAGAGAVPMVPLAARAVVAAKPVQFPDRTAFAPSVAGYLDSGTMHPIPLGARAAVQRYLDQRVGMEGHYPTDEVEKRVKENFARLINATPDELAFVQSTTAGEQLVIEALDFPRGGGRIVTDTLHFFGSFYLYEELAKQGVDVAWLRPKGGRISVEAYERAITPGTRLVALSLVSTYNGFEHDLKRICEIAHARGALVYADIIHAAGTIPIDVRASGVDFVASASYKWLMGDFGLGFLYARADLREKLKRTHFGYYQLAGFAPHVYPFDPPGESIADTTPRGDMEGMFAGGTRSHTVLAQLDWSLDYILGLGIDRMVAHRLPLLTRLRKGLADKGYAIVTPEGSRTPLVTCALEGAYAKLSEPLKAANVRITLSRNRFRVCPSVFNEEQDIDRLLAALPRA, encoded by the coding sequence ATGGGAACGACGGGAATGACACGGCGCGGCGTGCTGGCCGGAGCAGGAGCGGTGCCGATGGTGCCGCTCGCCGCACGCGCGGTGGTGGCCGCCAAGCCGGTGCAGTTCCCCGACCGTACCGCCTTCGCACCGTCCGTGGCGGGCTATCTCGACAGCGGCACGATGCATCCGATCCCGCTCGGGGCGCGCGCCGCCGTGCAGCGCTATCTCGACCAGCGTGTGGGCATGGAAGGGCACTATCCCACCGACGAGGTCGAGAAGCGCGTGAAGGAGAACTTCGCGCGTCTCATCAACGCGACGCCGGACGAACTCGCCTTCGTCCAGAGCACCACGGCGGGCGAGCAACTGGTGATCGAGGCGCTGGACTTCCCGCGCGGCGGCGGGCGCATCGTCACCGATACGCTGCACTTCTTTGGCTCGTTCTATCTCTACGAGGAACTGGCGAAGCAGGGCGTCGACGTAGCATGGCTCCGGCCCAAGGGCGGGCGGATCTCCGTCGAGGCCTACGAGCGGGCGATCACGCCGGGGACGCGGCTCGTCGCGCTCTCGCTCGTATCGACCTACAACGGCTTCGAGCACGACCTGAAGCGCATCTGCGAGATCGCCCACGCGCGCGGCGCGCTCGTCTATGCGGATATCATCCACGCGGCGGGCACGATCCCCATCGACGTGCGCGCCAGCGGCGTCGATTTCGTCGCGAGCGCCAGCTACAAGTGGCTCATGGGCGATTTCGGACTGGGCTTCCTGTATGCCCGCGCCGACCTGCGCGAGAAGCTGAAGCGCACCCATTTCGGCTACTACCAGCTCGCCGGGTTCGCGCCGCATGTCTATCCCTTCGACCCGCCGGGCGAGAGCATCGCCGACACCACGCCGCGCGGCGACATGGAGGGGATGTTCGCGGGCGGCACCCGCTCGCATACCGTCCTGGCACAACTCGACTGGTCGCTGGACTATATCCTCGGCCTCGGCATCGACCGCATGGTCGCGCATCGCCTGCCGCTGCTGACGCGGTTGCGCAAGGGACTGGCGGACAAGGGCTATGCCATCGTCACCCCTGAAGGATCGCGCACGCCGCTCGTCACCTGCGCGCTGGAGGGGGCCTATGCCAAGCTGTCCGAGCCGCTGAAGGCCGCGAACGTGCGCATCACCCTGTCGCGCAACCGCTTCCGGGTCTGCCCTTCGGTGTTCAACGAAGAGCAGGACATCGACCGCCTCCTCGCCGCGCTGCCGCGCGCCTGA
- a CDS encoding response regulator transcription factor: MALDVEGDPIDTAQYSILVVDDMEANRTMLARRLEKLGYRVASVDSGAAALAQIETRAPDLLLLDYMMPQMSGLEVLQRLRSGSPETADLPVIMVTARAEGETTVEALSAGADDYVTKPVDFDVLHARIRTQLIKHSGTDKLRRMNAVLDERMTLRNLTLADLEGELADEVRRRRELERELETGGGASAPAVPIAENELHAVLARISQRFDVLFNNVLAGNNPNLAQLAEIRALIAQAAHFAGMDAPSDAE; this comes from the coding sequence GTGGCGCTGGACGTAGAGGGGGATCCGATCGACACGGCACAGTATTCGATCCTCGTCGTCGACGACATGGAAGCCAACCGCACGATGCTGGCACGGCGGCTGGAGAAGCTCGGCTACCGGGTGGCGAGCGTGGACAGCGGTGCCGCAGCCTTGGCGCAGATCGAAACCCGCGCGCCGGACCTGCTCCTGCTCGACTACATGATGCCACAGATGAGCGGGCTTGAGGTGCTGCAGCGCCTCCGCTCCGGCAGCCCCGAAACGGCGGATCTCCCGGTCATCATGGTGACCGCCCGCGCGGAGGGCGAAACCACCGTCGAGGCCCTGTCCGCGGGCGCCGACGATTATGTAACCAAGCCGGTCGACTTCGACGTGCTTCACGCGCGGATCAGGACGCAGCTGATCAAGCACAGCGGAACCGACAAGCTGCGCAGGATGAACGCCGTTCTGGACGAGCGCATGACCCTGCGCAACCTGACGCTGGCGGACCTCGAAGGCGAACTCGCGGATGAAGTCAGGCGGCGTCGCGAACTGGAGCGCGAACTGGAAACGGGAGGCGGGGCCAGCGCGCCCGCCGTCCCGATCGCGGAGAACGAACTCCATGCCGTTCTCGCGCGGATTTCCCAGCGTTTCGACGTGCTGTTCAACAATGTCCTCGCGGGCAACAACCCCAACTTGGCGCAACTGGCTGAAATTCGTGCGCTGATTGCGCAGGCCGCGCATTTCGCAGGCATGGATGCACCTTCCGATGCCGAATGA
- a CDS encoding TonB-dependent receptor domain-containing protein, with translation MTLRTQTRTLLATTALSVAVLGTPVHAQDLSPEAEVGIDSGEAIVVTGSRIRRAPNSDAAPVLEVGQQQILDRGYVSVADALNDLPSNVPTLNQADGSGAASGSGIQSPNLFGLGAGRTLTLLNGRRMVTSSSGIGGTDGVGDAQVDSNILPLGLLERVEVYQGGGAAVYGSDAIAGTVNYILKKDFTGIVLDGQAGISDRNDYGTQSLRGTAGFNFAEGRGNFAVDVGWSKTPSLRFADRPLSNLGRLTVSNSADTGPSDGIPSVKEIFNAGFWPFNGNGVIFTAPAPPPNFLLRNGAGSALQFGTDGSVIPYNPGTIQGIPFASNGEGFPYQELAGLRTGVERLTANAIGHYDLTDRITLSAEFLYANTKGREIPQGNSRTVLNGGTYAGPISFTINNAFLTDAAKAALIAARPSFASGAPLFLSKYFYDLVPDPVQTYNTDTWRGALTLDGDFDVGSRNFYWSVSGSYARVDGKQRSWEVVNSRYNNAINSVLSGGQAVCAINADASTANDDPSCAPINPFGTGTVSDAARNYVSTRAGLDWTNEQIDVLATLGGTLFSLPMGDVQFSAAYEHRDEKASFDPLQANRDGVFGDGSRQVAQSGGYNTDELSAEVIVPLIGGDFTLPLVKLLEFKGAFRYVDNSFAGKENVWDAGLRWEVTDGVTLRGSRSRNFRAPTLTQLLAPTSSTISSAGYDPCDADRINAGANPAARRANCLALFTANPGYGVDPDGTGTGMSAAERLARFQSPAENFNRTTVTSGGNPNLRNEISDTLTYGIVLQPRFVPGLSISADRIEIDLKDGLSPFTTEDFAAACFDDPNPSDTVCGAFTRLAGPDATSIGGTIVTGTTTTFNAGVVKYRGETYTIDYAFAPGDLFGGSDLGRLRLTANATHNTLLTTSVTGTTFIRTDDTYQSPEWVGRFNAVWDKGPVRVSYQLDYLGRTRAAYDATIETTPNPILKSNIVHSISAQVEAGNMTFRAGIDNLTDKAPSYPQIAYGDILGRRFFLGARIKLK, from the coding sequence ATGACACTTCGCACGCAGACACGCACGCTTCTGGCCACAACCGCGCTCTCGGTCGCCGTGCTCGGCACGCCGGTCCACGCACAGGATCTCAGCCCCGAGGCCGAAGTCGGCATCGATAGCGGCGAGGCCATCGTCGTCACCGGATCGCGCATCCGCCGCGCACCCAATTCCGACGCCGCGCCGGTGCTCGAAGTCGGCCAGCAGCAGATCCTCGATCGCGGCTACGTCAGCGTCGCCGATGCCCTGAACGACCTCCCCTCCAACGTGCCGACGCTCAACCAGGCCGACGGTTCGGGCGCGGCGAGCGGCTCGGGCATCCAGTCCCCCAACCTCTTCGGCCTCGGCGCGGGTCGCACGCTGACCCTCCTCAACGGCCGCCGCATGGTGACGAGCAGCTCGGGAATTGGCGGCACCGACGGCGTGGGCGACGCGCAGGTCGATTCCAATATCCTGCCGCTCGGCCTGCTGGAGCGGGTCGAGGTCTATCAGGGCGGCGGCGCGGCGGTCTACGGTTCGGACGCGATCGCGGGCACGGTGAACTACATCCTCAAGAAGGACTTCACCGGCATCGTGCTTGACGGCCAGGCCGGCATCTCCGACCGGAACGACTACGGCACCCAGTCGCTGCGCGGCACCGCCGGGTTCAACTTCGCCGAAGGTCGCGGCAACTTCGCGGTGGACGTGGGCTGGTCCAAGACGCCCTCGCTGCGCTTCGCCGACCGTCCGCTGTCGAACCTCGGCCGCCTGACCGTCTCGAACTCCGCCGACACCGGGCCCAGCGACGGCATCCCGTCGGTGAAGGAGATCTTCAACGCGGGCTTCTGGCCGTTCAACGGCAACGGCGTGATCTTCACCGCACCGGCGCCGCCGCCCAACTTCCTGCTGCGTAACGGCGCGGGCAGCGCGCTCCAGTTCGGCACTGACGGCAGCGTGATCCCCTACAACCCCGGCACCATCCAGGGCATTCCCTTCGCGTCGAACGGCGAAGGCTTCCCCTATCAGGAGCTGGCGGGCCTGCGCACCGGCGTCGAGCGCCTCACCGCCAACGCCATCGGCCACTACGACCTGACCGACCGTATCACCCTGTCGGCCGAGTTCCTCTACGCCAACACCAAGGGCCGCGAGATCCCGCAGGGCAACAGCCGCACCGTGCTGAACGGCGGCACCTATGCCGGGCCGATCTCGTTCACGATCAACAACGCCTTCCTGACCGACGCCGCAAAGGCCGCGCTGATCGCTGCACGCCCCAGCTTCGCCAGCGGCGCGCCGCTGTTCCTTTCGAAGTACTTCTACGACCTCGTCCCCGATCCGGTGCAGACCTACAACACCGACACCTGGCGCGGCGCCCTGACGCTGGACGGCGACTTCGACGTCGGCAGCCGCAACTTCTACTGGTCGGTCTCCGGCAGCTATGCCCGCGTCGATGGCAAGCAGCGCAGCTGGGAAGTCGTCAACAGCCGCTACAACAACGCGATCAACTCGGTCCTGTCCGGCGGGCAGGCGGTCTGCGCCATCAACGCCGACGCCAGCACCGCCAACGACGACCCGAGCTGCGCGCCGATCAACCCGTTCGGCACGGGCACCGTCAGCGACGCCGCGCGCAACTACGTCAGCACCCGTGCGGGCCTCGACTGGACCAACGAGCAGATCGACGTCCTTGCAACCCTTGGCGGCACGCTGTTCTCGCTGCCGATGGGCGACGTCCAGTTCAGCGCCGCCTACGAGCATCGTGACGAGAAGGCCTCGTTCGACCCGCTCCAGGCCAACCGCGATGGCGTGTTCGGCGACGGTTCGCGGCAGGTCGCCCAGTCAGGCGGCTACAACACCGACGAGCTTTCGGCGGAAGTCATCGTGCCGCTGATCGGCGGCGACTTCACCCTGCCGCTGGTCAAGCTGCTCGAATTCAAGGGCGCGTTCCGCTACGTCGACAACTCGTTCGCGGGCAAGGAGAACGTGTGGGATGCGGGCCTGCGCTGGGAAGTCACGGACGGCGTGACCCTGCGCGGATCGCGCAGCCGCAACTTCCGCGCGCCGACGCTGACGCAGCTTCTCGCGCCGACCAGCAGCACGATCAGCTCCGCCGGCTACGACCCGTGCGACGCGGACCGCATCAACGCGGGCGCCAACCCGGCCGCGCGCCGCGCAAACTGCCTTGCGCTGTTCACCGCCAACCCCGGCTACGGCGTCGATCCCGATGGCACCGGCACTGGCATGAGCGCCGCGGAACGTCTCGCACGCTTCCAGAGCCCGGCGGAGAACTTCAACCGCACCACCGTCACCAGCGGCGGCAACCCGAACCTGCGCAACGAGATCTCGGACACGCTGACTTACGGCATCGTGCTCCAGCCGCGCTTCGTACCCGGGCTTTCGATCAGCGCGGACCGCATCGAGATCGACCTCAAGGATGGCCTCTCGCCCTTCACGACAGAGGATTTCGCGGCGGCCTGCTTCGACGATCCGAACCCGTCGGACACGGTGTGCGGCGCCTTCACCCGCCTTGCCGGGCCTGACGCGACGAGCATCGGCGGCACCATCGTCACCGGCACCACGACCACCTTCAACGCGGGCGTCGTCAAGTACCGGGGTGAGACCTACACGATCGACTACGCCTTCGCGCCGGGCGACCTGTTCGGCGGCAGCGATCTCGGCCGCCTGCGCCTGACCGCCAACGCCACACACAACACGCTGCTCACCACCTCTGTGACGGGCACGACGTTCATCCGCACCGACGATACCTACCAGAGCCCCGAATGGGTCGGTCGCTTCAACGCGGTGTGGGACAAGGGCCCGGTGCGCGTGAGCTACCAGCTCGACTACCTCGGCCGTACCCGCGCCGCCTATGACGCGACCATCGAGACGACGCCGAACCCGATCCTGAAGTCGAACATCGTCCATTCCATCTCGGCGCAGGTCGAGGCAGGGAACATGACCTTCCGGGCCGGTATCGACAACCTGACCGACAAGGCCCCGTCCTATCCGCAGATCGCCTATGGCGACATCCTCGGCCGCCGGTTCTTCCTTGGCGCGCGCATCAAACTGAAGTGA
- a CDS encoding S10 family serine carboxypeptidase-like protein, translated as MLRLAAIPALMMAMAAPAQAAPMCKADAVETRHHAVIGGRRIDYAACAGTLPVRNLKGEVRGRIFYTAYIVQGRKPRPLTFIWNGGPGADSRLLHFHALGPRVIAGGRLTDNPASPLAVSDLVFVDPVGTGFSRADTPDHSADFYGTRADIASVAGFVSDWRTTYKRTDAPLYLAGESFGTWRAAGVAEALVDAGTPVAGIALISGGIPLGDMPDRNLMRALSLDSRIATAHALGRLAPNTDRAKMLAEARQWGTQVYAPALAAPDALSPEQRAAVIAALARYQGMDPAIVDGKTLWVSPRQFRTALLANEKKVLDIFDMRRSGPEPDEAAENALALDYYRTTLGYREGSYAGIDAPAPDAGAKWQYDQSPITKESLARAMAGEGPPSPSQPWTLRAMEKAPKLRTWVAAGRFDSLNSCAGNEATVAALPKSVAARFVLRCYEGGHMMYEDDRETLRFGREFSAFLKRGA; from the coding sequence ATGCTGCGACTGGCTGCAATTCCCGCCCTGATGATGGCCATGGCCGCACCCGCCCAGGCCGCGCCAATGTGCAAGGCGGATGCGGTCGAGACGCGGCACCATGCCGTGATCGGTGGCAGGCGCATCGACTATGCCGCCTGCGCGGGCACCCTGCCGGTCCGCAACCTCAAGGGCGAAGTGCGCGGACGTATCTTCTACACCGCCTATATCGTGCAAGGCCGCAAGCCCCGCCCGCTGACGTTCATATGGAACGGAGGGCCCGGTGCGGATTCGCGGCTGCTGCACTTCCACGCGCTCGGCCCGCGCGTGATCGCCGGGGGGCGACTTACCGACAATCCGGCGAGCCCACTCGCAGTCAGCGATCTCGTCTTCGTCGATCCGGTGGGCACGGGCTTCAGCCGAGCCGATACGCCGGACCATTCCGCAGACTTCTACGGCACGCGGGCGGACATCGCCTCGGTCGCCGGGTTCGTCTCCGACTGGCGTACCACCTACAAACGCACCGACGCGCCGCTCTATCTTGCGGGCGAAAGCTTCGGCACATGGCGCGCGGCGGGCGTGGCTGAAGCGCTGGTGGATGCCGGCACTCCGGTCGCGGGCATCGCGCTGATCTCCGGCGGTATCCCGCTCGGCGACATGCCCGACCGCAACCTCATGCGCGCGCTTTCGCTCGACAGCCGGATCGCCACGGCGCACGCGCTTGGGCGCCTTGCGCCGAACACCGATCGCGCGAAGATGCTGGCCGAGGCACGGCAGTGGGGCACGCAAGTCTATGCCCCCGCCCTCGCCGCCCCGGACGCGCTTTCGCCGGAGCAACGCGCCGCCGTGATCGCCGCGCTCGCCCGTTATCAGGGCATGGACCCAGCCATCGTCGACGGCAAGACGCTGTGGGTCTCGCCGCGCCAGTTCCGCACCGCGCTGCTGGCGAACGAGAAGAAGGTGCTCGACATCTTCGACATGCGCCGCTCCGGCCCCGAGCCGGACGAGGCGGCGGAGAACGCGCTGGCGCTCGATTACTACCGAACGACCCTCGGATACCGCGAGGGCAGCTATGCCGGGATTGACGCGCCCGCGCCCGATGCCGGAGCCAAATGGCAGTACGACCAGTCACCGATCACGAAGGAGTCGCTCGCCCGCGCCATGGCCGGGGAAGGTCCGCCCAGCCCTTCGCAGCCGTGGACGCTGCGCGCGATGGAGAAGGCCCCGAAACTGCGCACATGGGTGGCGGCGGGCCGGTTCGATTCCCTCAACAGCTGCGCTGGCAACGAGGCGACCGTCGCGGCGCTGCCGAAGTCCGTCGCCGCGCGCTTCGTGTTGCGCTGCTACGAAGGCGGGCACATGATGTATGAGGATGATCGCGAAACCCTCCGCTTCGGGCGTGAGTTTTCTGCGTTCCTCAAGCGAGGCGCATAA
- a CDS encoding S10 family serine carboxypeptidase-like protein, whose product MRHFSVIAAMLLATTSVVAHAQDGDAPMSPAFLRAMEPMVPRDSAASRVVVTDHSAKIAGRKLAYKAIVTELPMPGPDGAPVAVGVSYAYVAQAKGDPATRPILFVFNGGPGASSSPLHMQALGPRRMVGKGDAAHLEDNPHSLLDVADLVFIDPVGTGASMPVKDRDATGYWGVGGDARGVSAMIEAWVKANGRTASPRVLVGESYGTSRALAILNEDMKAKKRLPAGVVLLSLAIGDADGPVLSEAMHLPTFAAVAWYHDAIDRGGRTVAQHYAEALRFAQTEYASALMRGPSLPEVERRQVAERMSALIGIPAAAIEAKNLRLDNYDFMLNLLAGKGLRTGQLDGRATRAIAESKLRPPFDDPSMSLGSGTSAGIESYLKDELRYAPPSPYRSLNLGINFKWNWDKEYGGSYRAMSFAPYLKAAMEAQPGLKLFAGGGYYDITTPVYAGQFALEQAGVPADRVTYARYAAGHSVFEDEAGLTQLSADLHRFIGALGGR is encoded by the coding sequence ATGCGTCACTTCTCCGTCATCGCTGCCATGCTCCTTGCGACGACCTCTGTCGTTGCCCACGCACAGGACGGCGATGCGCCGATGTCGCCCGCGTTCCTGCGCGCGATGGAACCGATGGTCCCGCGTGACAGCGCGGCCAGCCGCGTCGTCGTCACCGACCATTCCGCGAAGATCGCCGGGCGCAAGCTGGCGTACAAGGCCATCGTCACCGAACTGCCGATGCCGGGGCCTGACGGCGCGCCGGTGGCGGTGGGGGTGAGCTATGCCTACGTGGCGCAGGCGAAGGGCGATCCGGCGACCCGCCCGATCCTGTTCGTGTTCAACGGCGGTCCGGGCGCGTCGTCCTCGCCACTGCACATGCAGGCGCTGGGGCCGCGACGCATGGTCGGCAAGGGCGATGCGGCACATCTGGAGGATAATCCGCACAGCCTGCTCGACGTCGCCGACCTCGTCTTCATCGATCCGGTGGGCACGGGCGCGAGCATGCCGGTGAAGGACCGCGACGCCACCGGCTACTGGGGTGTCGGCGGCGATGCGCGCGGTGTCTCGGCGATGATCGAGGCATGGGTGAAGGCCAACGGTCGTACCGCTTCCCCGCGCGTGCTGGTTGGCGAGAGCTACGGCACCTCGCGCGCGCTGGCGATCCTGAACGAGGACATGAAGGCGAAGAAGCGGCTGCCCGCTGGCGTCGTGCTGTTGTCCCTCGCGATCGGCGATGCGGACGGCCCGGTGCTGTCCGAAGCGATGCACCTCCCGACTTTCGCCGCCGTCGCCTGGTATCATGACGCGATCGACCGGGGCGGGCGCACCGTCGCCCAGCACTATGCCGAGGCGCTGCGCTTCGCCCAGACCGAATATGCCTCTGCCCTGATGCGCGGCCCGTCGCTGCCGGAAGTCGAGCGCAGGCAGGTCGCCGAGCGGATGTCCGCGCTGATCGGCATCCCCGCCGCGGCGATCGAGGCGAAGAACCTGCGGCTCGACAACTACGATTTCATGCTGAACCTGCTGGCCGGCAAGGGCCTGCGCACCGGCCAGCTCGATGGCCGGGCGACGCGCGCCATCGCGGAATCGAAGCTGCGCCCGCCGTTCGACGATCCGTCGATGTCGCTCGGCTCGGGCACCAGCGCCGGGATCGAAAGCTACCTCAAGGACGAGCTGCGCTATGCGCCGCCGAGCCCCTATCGCAGCCTCAACCTCGGCATCAACTTCAAGTGGAACTGGGACAAGGAATACGGCGGCAGCTACCGCGCGATGTCGTTTGCACCCTACCTCAAGGCGGCGATGGAAGCGCAGCCGGGCCTCAAGCTCTTCGCAGGGGGCGGGTACTACGACATCACGACGCCGGTCTACGCCGGGCAGTTCGCGCTTGAGCAGGCGGGCGTGCCTGCCGACCGCGTGACTTATGCGCGCTATGCGGCGGGCCATTCGGTGTTCGAGGACGAGGCGGGGCTGACGCAGCTGAGCGCCGATCTTCACCGCTTCATCGGCGCCCTCGGCGGGAGGTAG
- a CDS encoding pyridoxal phosphate-dependent aminotransferase, with amino-acid sequence MPPILSPLPPVSGEGIGSYSQWVRKVIRAVRSERNLLVSLFDSSVPEPVDLLRRIVIEEFAEPVTSRYTSAFNGNPYVVEQLARRYGVPQDRVLCATGATGALSLIYRALVGPGESVLVETPGFDLFHTIAQTNGLGVEQFARRGDGFAIDPDEVAARITPTTRLIVLSNLHNPSGMAVDRDTLLAIARIAEARGIHVVVDEVYAAYVDADLRPASAVSLSPAIIGIDSLTKSYGLSTLRCGWIVADEAPMRHIRALAEETEFGVSNLAHAAAALVLERPEPFDTYRDEIMRKARPIIESYHAHWRAEGLVTGELPRFGCIAFPRLTGIDDTIAFSEWLAERCGVVVAPGEYFGAAGHIRIGFARAPADVDYGLQALTDGLVRYRDLLAARGTN; translated from the coding sequence ATGCCCCCCATACTCTCCCCCCTCCCCCCAGTCTCCGGCGAGGGGATCGGCTCGTACTCCCAGTGGGTCCGCAAGGTGATCCGCGCGGTCCGGTCGGAGCGGAACCTGCTCGTCAGCCTGTTCGACAGCTCCGTGCCCGAGCCGGTGGACCTGCTCCGCCGGATCGTGATCGAGGAGTTCGCCGAGCCCGTAACCTCGCGCTACACCAGCGCTTTCAACGGCAACCCCTACGTCGTCGAGCAGCTCGCGCGGCGCTACGGCGTACCGCAGGACCGCGTGCTCTGCGCCACCGGGGCGACCGGGGCGCTGTCGCTTATCTACCGCGCGCTCGTCGGCCCCGGCGAATCCGTGCTGGTCGAGACGCCCGGCTTCGACCTGTTCCACACCATCGCGCAGACCAACGGCCTCGGCGTGGAGCAGTTCGCGCGCCGGGGTGACGGCTTCGCCATCGACCCGGACGAGGTCGCCGCGCGGATCACCCCGACGACGCGGCTGATCGTGCTGTCGAACCTGCATAACCCTTCCGGCATGGCGGTCGATCGGGACACCCTCCTCGCCATCGCCCGCATCGCCGAGGCGCGGGGCATTCATGTCGTCGTGGACGAAGTCTACGCCGCCTATGTCGATGCCGACCTGCGGCCTGCCTCCGCCGTGTCGCTTTCGCCCGCGATCATCGGGATCGACAGCCTGACCAAATCCTATGGCCTCAGCACCCTGCGCTGCGGCTGGATCGTCGCCGACGAGGCCCCGATGCGCCACATCCGCGCACTAGCGGAGGAGACCGAGTTCGGCGTCTCCAACCTCGCCCACGCCGCCGCCGCGCTGGTGCTGGAGCGCCCCGAACCGTTCGACACCTACCGCGACGAGATCATGCGCAAGGCCCGCCCGATCATCGAGAGCTACCACGCCCACTGGCGCGCCGAAGGTCTGGTGACGGGCGAACTGCCGCGCTTCGGCTGCATCGCCTTCCCGCGCCTGACCGGGATTGACGACACGATCGCCTTCTCCGAATGGCTCGCCGAACGCTGCGGCGTGGTCGTCGCGCCGGGCGAATACTTCGGAGCGGCGGGCCACATCCGCATCGGCTTCGCCCGCGCACCGGCGGACGTGGACTACGGATTGCAGGCATTGACCGACGGGCTGGTCCGCTACCGCGACCTGCTCGCAGCCAGGGGAACGAACTGA
- a CDS encoding glutathione S-transferase — translation MSAPVLYSFRRCPYAMRARLALAVSGTDYELREIKLSAKPEAMLAASPKGTVPVLVLPDGEVIDQSIDIMRRMLARHDPEDWLDRDDPVLIAANDGPFKHDLDRYKYPERHGADAMAHRASGLEFLREIDGRLAQTGHLCGETRGLADAAVVPFVRQFAAVDREWFDAQPLPHLKPWLSDYLASELFDAIMLRVPPWAPSDAPISGPVLP, via the coding sequence ATGTCCGCGCCGGTCCTCTACAGTTTCCGCCGCTGCCCCTACGCTATGCGGGCAAGGTTGGCGCTGGCGGTGAGCGGGACGGACTACGAACTGCGCGAGATCAAGCTGTCCGCCAAACCCGAGGCGATGCTGGCCGCCTCGCCCAAAGGCACCGTTCCCGTGCTCGTGCTGCCCGATGGCGAAGTGATCGACCAGAGCATCGACATCATGCGCCGGATGCTCGCGCGTCACGACCCGGAAGACTGGCTGGACCGGGACGATCCGGTGCTGATCGCCGCGAACGACGGTCCGTTCAAGCACGACCTCGATCGCTACAAGTACCCGGAACGACACGGCGCAGATGCCATGGCCCATCGTGCGAGCGGGCTGGAATTCCTGCGCGAGATCGACGGCAGGCTCGCGCAGACCGGCCATCTGTGCGGCGAGACGCGCGGGCTGGCGGATGCCGCCGTGGTCCCGTTCGTGCGGCAGTTCGCGGCGGTGGACCGGGAATGGTTCGACGCGCAGCCGCTGCCACACCTCAAGCCTTGGCTGTCGGACTACCTCGCCTCCGAACTGTTCGATGCCATCATGCTGCGGGTGCCGCCGTGGGCACCGTCGGACGCGCCCATTAGCGGCCCGGTCCTGCCGTAA